The sequence below is a genomic window from Rhinolophus sinicus isolate RSC01 chromosome X, ASM3656204v1, whole genome shotgun sequence.
TCTGTGCTCTCCATCCCCTTCAGCCTGTTTGTTGTGTTGTTCGTTCATGAAATCCTCCCACTGGATTTTATACTATCATTATAGGATTTCATGTTCTTTCATGAAATCCTCCCACTGGATTGTATGCTGGATTGTATGATTCATTAGCTATTAAACGATCATTATAACTCTTTTTACATTCCTGCTCCCTCAGTGGGAGTCTACAGACTGAGTCAGTAGCTGCTTGCAATCTCTGGAGAACTTGGTTGTCTTGCATTGTTTCTCTACATTTGGGAAGAGtatgttcatttgtttcatgCATCATAATCTTCAAATTTTCAAGGGCTCGCATTTCTTGAAGAccacatttttcttcaaattctttcagAACATAATAGGTTTCACCTTGAGTAACTGGTCTGTGATCTCAAAGCCTTGAACGAATTTCTCCAAGATCCTTGATAATCAGGTGCACTGGTGAGCCCACAGTCCCTAGGGAGTCCCTCTTCTTGCAGCTGCCCTCTGCAGCCTCATAACCCACAATGATCTCCATCTCTCCTCCGCTCACCCCAACCAGCTCTGCCcccagatgttgcattttttacaaatggaaggccAGACCCTCCACTGGCAAAAATATTActactcactttattgtgatgcTTTAGCGTGCTGGTCAGGAACTGAAcccacagtatctctgaggtatgcctgtactttgtaacaaattatttgtcagtaagcaaaaggaaaaacatccgtgataacattttattataatgcattttattataCCATTTACTACCTTGCTATAAGAAATTaggctcatttattcagttagtTTTCTCCTGGAGGAGGAactcccaatagcatttttttccGAGTCGCAGTTATCTGGTTTTCATATTgatgttctttcatttcaacCACCAGATACAGTATCCAACACAGCCAAAACTTATTTGTTCTTCTGACACATATTAAttgtgtgcctactatgtgcaagtaCTGTTTGGgacatggaaaaacaaacaaatcaaagcTTATCACCTGGAGGGGGaaagatatgcaaataaatattaagcaaaacactataaagaaaaaaatgaagtaacataatgataaagagattaATGAGTTCTTTTAATGAGTCTTTAATGAGACAAACACAGTGGTCAACAGGAGAGTAGGTGGTagtggttgaaaatcaggactTTCAAGTTAAATGGATTCAAATCCAGTTCGAGCCCCTATTGTCTGtccttggacaaattatttccCTGAGACCAGCTGGCTTGtctgtttaaaacaacaaaaaagacactCTCTCACACAAGGTAATTATGAGAATTACATTAAGACAATTTCATACAAAACGCTTAACATGGTGCCAGACGCACAGCAAGTAATTAATATGTTGCatctattattatatatttaaaacagtgaATAACATTTCTGAATAATTACTTCAAAACCAGGTTTccttatacaatattatatgttgaaaaaaatcattcaccCTACAAATCCTGAGAAATGTAGAGGATGCTggggttttgtattttttaaaattttattggggagggccggcccagtggctcaggcggttagagctccatgctcctatccgaaggctgccggttcgattcccacatgggccagtgggttgtcaaccacaaggttgccagttcagttccttgagtcccgcaagggatggtgggcagcaccccctgcaactaagattgaacacggcaccttgagctgagctgctgctgagctcccggatggctcagttggttggagcgcatcctctcaaccacaaggttgctggtttgactcccgcaagggatggtgggctgtgccccctgcaactagcaacggcaactggagctggagctgagctgcgccctccacaactaagactgaaagaacagcaacttgaagctgaacacactctccacaactaagattgaaaggacaacaacttgacttggaataaagtcctgttccctttccccaataaaaaaatatatatattggggaatagtgtatttttccaggacccatcaactccaagtcaagtcatttgtttccaatgtagttgtggagggcgcagctcacagtggcatATGTAGGGATCGAACCTgtgactttggtgttatgagcactgtgctctaaccaactgagccaaccgatCACCCGAGGATGCTGTTTTGCTCCATAGTTCACCTTGTGTATGAGAAGCTCATTCCCCCAGCAGCTTTTGGAGTTTGATTGCTGAAGCCTCACACTTGATTCCCACTTTGGGGATTTTGCCCTCAACTGAAGGGCCTCAGCTAAGGTTACACCCCATTCTGGGTAAGCTGGAGAACCAAAGCCAACCCTCTAATTTTAATTTGGATCCGTTTTGAAGGACCACCCCGAATTCAGAGCTCCCAGGCAACCTGAGGCCTCTCTACAAACCTCTTCTGCTATGCTCACTCCCTCACAGAGGTTATTCCCAACACTGCCCAGTAAAGCTGCTCACCAGTTTCTATCTCAGAGTCAGCTTCCCCAGAGAAGCTGAATTACGTCAAGCAACTATTATATGGACAAGGCACTGCTGTGGAGCAGGGTTGGCAATTTTCTGTAAAAGGACAGATAGTGTGTTAGGCTTTGGTGGGCCACGTGTTCTCTGTTGTGtttattcaactctgccattccggtgtgaaagcagccacagacaatgtataaatgaatgggtgtggctgtgttccaatacagctttTTTATGGACACTGAATTGGAATATCATAATTTTCACGTGTCACAAAATACCCTGATTTTGTGGTTGAAAAAATTCCATtcttaaatggttgaaaaaaatcttaGCTCATGAGAGTTCAAAAAGGATGTAACAAGATTTATTGTGATGATcgtttcacaatgtatacaaacagcaaatcatgttgtacacctgaaactaatacaatgttacgtcaattatatctccaaaaaactaaaaacaaaaccaggtggcaggctggatttggccaatgagccatagtttgccaatccctgagCTAGAGAAAGGAAGTAGAGCACCTGCTCTTCACGAAGCTACCATTCTGTGCATGAATTTACAGAATGTGATATCATGGGACCCTGGAACTTGTAACCTTGTTTTCAGGATACGGAAACCCCTTCCTGGCTCCAGAAGGGTCAAGAGaacatggagaaaaggaaaactatgggggaaaaaacaagattCCTAATTTCATATCACCAAGAAAATCATACGCAGCAAAGTCAAATAGTTTTCTATGCACTATGTGGCCTTTTCCGTTTAGAAAACTTCATCTCCACCAATAAACAGAATTAGGAGATTGGAGTGGTTGTTTGGGGGCTGTAGCTAAGTAGTCattcaaaaatagaaacacaattgCAATTTGCTACTGTTTTAATGTTTATGAAGAATATGTTTTAAGTGATCTACTGATacagaacagagaaaagagagataaacatattttgaaaactgtttgaATCTCTCTGCTGCAGAAGGACTGCAGTTTTCTACAGTCCATTTCcctcaagaaaaaaacaagttggGAGGAGTTTTTTTGAGTAACATTCTTACTCTTTATCCTGAAacctttggctttttatttttgccatgaTGTGTGTCCTTCTTTGGCTTATCTTTTCAGTTTCTGTACTCCCTTAAATGCATCCTGACTTCActtttttgatcatttttatttttgttttcttgctctaCAACACTTGCTTGGAAATCATTCTTTATAGCTCCTCTTCTCACATTCCTGCACCACGTGTAATATCATGAGATTGCCTCTTAATTCACACCTGACCTCCAGCTGACCTTTACTTCCCTAGCTCTTGATTCCTTCACAACCCCCTCCTTCACATTctcagaataaatgaataaagtgttGCTTTAGCTGTGAGTGGTTGAGAGAGGAACGGAAGCATCCTCTCTATGGATTCACATTGCTATACTGAGAAATATGGAGACTAGGAGTGCTGATTTCAGTGGACACCAACTGTAATAGGCGGTTAATGACTATATCCCTGGCTTTTGAGGTCTCCAGGTTCTTCTCTCTAGACACCTGGAGACTAATTTGGTCCACACTTGTCATGATGAGTTCCGATGCCAGAATCTGGGTAGGGGAACTGTCATGAAATACAGTGTCCATAATGTACTGCTTATATAACTCCACCACCTTCTGCTCCAGGTACTCATTCAGCACCGCATTAGAAATAGGCTTCTGCATTTGAAGACTGCTTTTCTCCTTGATGCTGGTTATTCTCCAGTAGGATGAATACCTCTGGATAGGTTTTTGAGGAAAGTCGCTGAGCTGAGTGGAAATGGAATCCTCCATGGGCAAAGGAATCTCAGACGATTTCAGCAAAGGGCCGTATTCAAAACTGCTCTCAGAGGGAAAATCTGTTGTCACTGAATTAATGGCCATCACCTGGCCCCCCGCAATATGTAAGTCATTGTAATTCTTGCAAATACTTTTGCAGGAAGGTGGAACCAAGTAGGTCTCTCTGCTGGGGTCTCTACATATTTCAACTGCAGCCAAGTTTGGGCTTTCAAACACAGGATTGGGGCTTGTCTGGAGCATTGTGATTCTCTGGTTTCTACCATGTTGGCTGTCTCTGGAATGCACTGAAGAAATAAACTTGCCAGAGGATTTGCAGCTCACGTAGAGACTTCTGACTTGTGTTTCATCCTCTGAGGAATAGGAAAGAGCAGCAGattttgtctcttcttccttttcctcaacCACCTGTTCATTATAAGATGCACAACTCCAATGGATGTCGTTCCTATAGGCAAGTCCACTGAGGTACCCTTCTGACAGCATTCTGGAAAGAGAGTAACAATAAGGGAAATGAAGATTGGAATTCATTTTAAATTGGCAGTTGATATATCAAAAAAGTAAATGACAATAAATGAAGTCGTTTTATTCATTACCAAGCCATTATTAATTCTGTGCCTGCTGTGTACCAGGACTGTGGCATGTGctagagatacaaagatgaataggaCACCGTTCCATCCTTCAAGAAGTTTCCACTATGGGAGAAAGTAAGCTAGACACAAATGATTCCAATATTATGTCACTGAGGGTTAAAATAGTGATAGGCACAAAGGAAGTACAGAAGAGGAGCCCCTAACACAGCCTGGGGCTAAGGGGCAGGAGTTACGGGACATGTCTCAGAGAAGATGACATGTAAGCTaaattgtgaagattaagtagGCACAGAGTCAGGAGAAAATATGGTGGCATGGATTATTCACCATACACCAAGATACTAGGCCTAAGCAGAAAGGGCTGGGAAAATAGGCTGGAATTAGGTCGTGAAGGGCCTTAGGAGTCGAGCAAAGGCATTTGTATCCTGCCTCAGGAAATGGAGAGTGGTTGAGAAGCTGCAAATTGGGGAAGCAACATAGCTAGTGAGTTATGAGAAAAACAAGGAGGAAAACTGTGGCAAACTCTACTGAAAATAAGAGCTGTGTTTTACTCATCTTTGTGTCTTATCCCTGGGAGCCAGCACCATTGTTTGCATTTAGGAGGGACtcagaagatatttgtcaatttgaattaaataattgAGAACAATTGCATGGATTAAAATTAATTCACTCTCAACCCATCATGAAGGACCACAAAACCTCACCTACCTTTGCAGCCTAGGATAAGTTTCTTGCTCTATCCCACCCACTTCTCACAATACGTCCTGGAAATGTCTCTGGACCCAACTGATGTGTTGACCTCTATCCTAATTACCAAGGAGCTTTCCAGACTGTGGGCTTTCACTACACCTGCCTCAGCAGTTGTCACCTGAGTCCGTAGTGGCTAGAATAGGCTAGAAACCAGCAGCTGCACTTTTCTAGAAAAGAAACTCACTGGCAATCTTGGCACTGGGGCAACAGACAACAAGGAAAACTAGTACTCTTTGGCCTTGAGGACTGGGCTTCTAAAACAGACTTGTCAACTTGAACCTGAATTAAAGTCAAATTAGAAAAGGATTGTTTTAACCATATGCAAGGGTCCGTTTTTAATATTAGCATCTCTTTTACATTCATGAAGTTATTTccaagtaaattttttaaattgtataaggtaaatattataattaacgtaattgttttaaatgtataaggATATtaatttctatgtttattttctcttttggaacTATTCCATGATATATTCAacaaatttatcaattatttaagTGTTTCTATTTTAGACACTGTCATgtgccacaaaaatacaaagttaaaGGTCTTCAACAAATCCATgaagaaattttttaatgtttttggtgggggggatattggggagcagtgtgcttctccagggcccatcagctccaagtcattgtccttcaatctagttgtggagggcgcagctcagctgcaaatccagtcgccgttttcaatcttagttgcaaggggcacagcccaccatcccatgtgggaattgaatcaaCAACCTGTTGTTGaaagctcgtgctctaaccaactgagccatccagccacccctccataAAGTAATTTTTGTATACCAAACATACTTgtaaggataaagaaaatgttcttatttcctggaaaaaaaacttTCCAAGTGTGGTTCTACCCTCAACAAACTGAACATCCAGGTGAaaagacaaatacacacacacacacacacacacacacacacacacacacacacacacacagagtgccaaaaaagtatatatacattttaagaaaagaaaaaactattaaaattataatactcaatatatactgataacaaaagatgaatacaagtcacatttgacttctgcaattacaagaggtgctcaaagtggttacatcagCATATGTTTAGTACAATTTtatcctttcttgaaatgtgtatatttttatatatgaagatAATAGAGCAGAAAAGTTTGCCATCAAGTCTCCATAGTGAGGCAGTTATTTCCCAAccctcccactccaccccacccaggcTACAGCTAGGGCCTTCCCCCTTCAAGGCCTCAGAACATTATTGTGGAAAACCAGAGCAGAAACTCAACTCTCGGCTTTTGAGTTTCTAAATTGGCTTCAGAAACTCTCAGCAGAAAATCATAGTTTTAGAGAAATGGCTTTTGAGATAACCATAACCTGAGCCTTTAAGCTCAGAATCCAGAACCCTAAAAAACTCAGGGCATAATATTTATGCATCAACAATAGACTCAGTACATGGAATTCCCCCGTGGAATGAAACCGTATGGCTCCAGATAGGTTTGGGAGCCCAGAATAGAAGAGCTCTGTACCCTATGTCCCAGGTAGAATCTGAGGAAGCAGGGAGTCTCACAAAATCCTCTCCTGCCCAACATGATGCAGGAGCAGGAGAGCCCGTCACATGGATTGTCTGAGAGGACAGGTCTGAAGCTGCCTCATCAAGTCGCTCACATACCAGCATGCTGCCCAGAGCCTGCAAACCTGAAGACCTACATATGGAATGGGAGTATTGCAGACATGATCTCTATAGACTAGTAACCAAGGGCCAAGTGAAGGATAAGATGTTACCATGGATACCAGTGTGACTACATGATGACAACCAAAgactccacccccatccccacatcCCCAACTGACCCTATGGCTCTATGTAAGCAAGCTGGAACTTAGAGGCAAACCCACGGAGGACGGAGACCTAAAGGGACTGAGGAAACCCTGATTGATAGTGATTATTCAGGAGAATGAGCTGAGTTCAAAAGCGAAATCAAATTGAggtaaagaaaagcaaagatttcCAGGAAAAAGATCTGTTAGGCACGTGGATGTATTTCCCACCTCCCCATACttcattaaaacaacagtgagttTTTTAAGATACATACAAGAAAAGGGAGAACAGGAGAAGAGACAAGAGCAATAACATTTTAGAAGCTAGGAAACAGGAGGCCAAGAGTTAATAACATGGGAGACCGGAAAAGGCTGAATCTTAAAAGAGGCATGGGAAAATCCAAGAGCCAATCTGATTTAAATTCTGCTAAATGCTTAGGAATTGGTGGCACCACATACCCTTTGTGAGTAAGGTGAAGGGGGTGTATCTAAAATAAGATCGATTGAAAGTCTACTTAAAAGGCAATCAGAAACCCAGATCTTCTCCCTCATTCTATGTAGCCAGATGACCATCTCTCATCTTCATCCCCAAAGGAAAACTTGAGATTTATTCTCTGAGGAATAAAACATAAGATCTCTGGACTGAGAGATACTAGTTGAGGATAGAATTACTGAACCACTAATAGAAAGATTAAGCATACGCATGTTGGGTGCTGATATCCATGACCCTCTCCTTCTAGCTCCCAGAACACTGACAATGGAGCAACCACCTTTCAGGCAGGATTTGGGAAGACTGTTCTGGGAAAATCAGACTAGTCGGAGAAAAGCAATTGACATCAGAGGTTTCCCAACTAAATGAGGCAACCAGATCACCCTTTATTCAAGCTCACAATCAATAGAGCCCATTGAGCTTTTTGGATCCCCATCCTTAAATATGAGTAGAACTTTGAAATATCTAAGGAATGCTCTGGATAAGAGAGACCAAAACAGCCTCTTAGAGGAAAAATAACTCTGGGGGGAAATTCAACTACCATCAATATTCTCAAGGAAATAGggataatataatattacaatcTTGAATTAAGAATAggatgctattttattttatttttttaagattttttttattggggaaggggaacaggactttattggggaacagtgtgtacttccagaacttttttttttccaagtcaaattgttgtcctttcagtcttagttgtggagggcgcagctcagctccaggtccagttgtcattgctagttgcagggggcacagcctaccatcccttgcgggactcgaggagttgaactggcaaccttgtggttgagagcccgctggcccatgtgggaatcgaaccggcagccttgggagctccaaccgcctgagccaccaggctagCCCCAggatgccatttttaaaaagcattctgaagctcttagaaatgaaaaatgatagagaattttaaaactcaGTAGAACGATTGGAAGCTAAGTTAAGGCCAACTCCCATTCtgagagaacaaaaatacaagtTGGAAAATAGTagggaaaatatataattagtaAATCAGTCCAGGAGATCCATTATCTGAATAACAGAAGGTTCAGAAAGGGGGCAGAGAAAATAGAGGAGAAATTCAAAGAATTCAAAAGTATTTcactggggtggctggttagctcagttggttagagcgcggtgctcataacaccaaagttgccggttggatccccaca
It includes:
- the TASL gene encoding TLR adapter interacting with SLC15A4 on the lysosome, whose protein sequence is MLSEGYLSGLAYRNDIHWSCASYNEQVVEEKEEETKSAALSYSSEDETQVRSLYVSCKSSGKFISSVHSRDSQHGRNQRITMLQTSPNPVFESPNLAAVEICRDPSRETYLVPPSCKSICKNYNDLHIAGGQVMAINSVTTDFPSESSFEYGPLLKSSEIPLPMEDSISTQLSDFPQKPIQRYSSYWRITSIKEKSSLQMQKPISNAVLNEYLEQKVVELYKQYIMDTVFHDSSPTQILASELIMTSVDQISLQVSREKNLETSKARDIVINRLLQLVSTEISTPSLHISQYSNVNP